In Salisediminibacterium beveridgei, one DNA window encodes the following:
- the trpB gene encoding tryptophan synthase subunit beta, which translates to MDSTKGKYNAPDSFGRYGEFGGKYVPETLMYALEELEAAFLDAKEDPAFQEKLTSELERFSGRPTALTYAPQLTEHYGGAKIYLKREDLNHTGAHKINNALAQGLLAMRMGKKEIIAETGAGQHGVATATMAARFGLKCKVFMGKEDIRRQELNVFRMKLMGAEVIEVTSGGHTLKDATNEAIRHWVAHVEDTFYIIGSVVGPHPYPMMVRDFQRIIGDESKQQMIEETGKLPDEVVACVGGGSNAMGMFYPFLDDDVRLTGAEAAGKGVETTEHAATLFKGRKGVLHGSLSYLIQDVDGNITEPYSISAGLDYPGIGPEHAHLRDTKRVQYVPITDDEAMDALKDLAELEGILPAIETAHALAYVKQKAPEMDEDEVLLVCLSGRGDKDVQTIQAKVEGDVQS; encoded by the coding sequence ATGGATTCAACGAAAGGAAAATACAACGCTCCGGATTCTTTCGGACGATATGGTGAATTCGGCGGGAAATATGTCCCCGAGACGTTAATGTACGCTCTGGAAGAATTGGAAGCAGCTTTTTTGGATGCGAAAGAAGACCCGGCATTCCAGGAAAAGCTGACAAGTGAACTGGAACGATTTTCAGGCAGGCCCACGGCATTGACATATGCACCTCAGCTGACTGAACATTATGGCGGAGCGAAAATCTATTTAAAACGTGAGGATTTAAATCATACCGGAGCCCACAAGATCAATAATGCACTTGCTCAAGGGTTACTGGCAATGCGGATGGGTAAAAAAGAGATTATTGCTGAGACCGGTGCTGGACAACACGGTGTAGCAACGGCCACAATGGCTGCACGATTCGGATTGAAATGTAAAGTGTTTATGGGAAAAGAAGACATCAGAAGACAGGAGCTAAACGTATTTCGAATGAAGCTTATGGGTGCTGAGGTTATTGAAGTAACCTCCGGAGGTCATACGTTGAAGGATGCTACCAATGAAGCGATCCGCCACTGGGTAGCCCATGTAGAGGATACGTTTTATATCATTGGCAGTGTCGTGGGACCTCATCCATATCCAATGATGGTACGGGATTTCCAGCGGATCATCGGTGATGAAAGCAAGCAGCAGATGATCGAAGAAACCGGGAAATTACCTGATGAGGTCGTAGCATGTGTCGGAGGCGGCAGTAATGCCATGGGCATGTTCTACCCATTTCTCGATGATGATGTGCGTTTAACGGGTGCAGAAGCAGCCGGGAAAGGTGTTGAAACCACGGAACACGCTGCGACACTGTTTAAAGGACGTAAAGGTGTTCTGCATGGATCTCTCAGCTATTTGATCCAGGATGTTGACGGAAATATTACCGAACCTTATTCAATTTCTGCAGGTCTGGATTATCCTGGTATAGGACCGGAACATGCCCATCTTCGTGATACAAAACGTGTTCAATACGTCCCAATCACTGATGATGAAGCAATGGATGCATTGAAGGATTTAGCTGAGCTCGAGGGGATCCTCCCTGCGATAGAAACAGCCCATGCACTGGCTTATGTAAAGCAAAAAGCTCCTGAAATGGATGAAGATGAGGTACTGCTCGTTTGTCTGTCAGGGCGCGGTGATAAAGATGTGCAGACCATACAGGCAAAAGTGGAAGGGGATGTCCAGTCATGA
- a CDS encoding prephenate dehydrogenase has translation MKRVFIIGLGLIGGSLALAIRKGQPNITITGFDTDPSTMRLASSLQVIDEAAASVADAALTSDVIILATPVATSLKLVDELSGLPLKKGTIVTDVGSTKASIVKHGKKLTDKGVCFIGGHPMAGSHKSGVEASNERLFENAFYVLSPNGQASDSERIKLQNLLKGTRAKFIELHAEEHDRFAGLISHLPHMIASGLVHQLAEAEENHPVISQLAAGGFRDLTRIASASPDMWRDILLHNREVLLSLLDDWKTQVNKMETILTDGDPQEIYNFFSKAKASRDQLPSRKKGAMLPFYDLFVDIPDHPGVISDVTAILARAGISITNIQIIEARNDMLGVLRLSFRSGEDLELAQAKLAEHLYDTYEAP, from the coding sequence ATGAAGCGCGTTTTTATCATCGGACTTGGTTTAATCGGTGGTTCGCTTGCCCTTGCGATCCGTAAAGGTCAGCCGAATATTACGATCACCGGGTTTGACACAGATCCCTCCACAATGAGATTGGCAAGCAGTCTTCAAGTAATTGATGAAGCGGCGGCGTCTGTTGCAGATGCCGCCCTTACAAGTGATGTCATCATCCTCGCAACACCTGTTGCAACATCGCTGAAACTTGTTGATGAACTGAGCGGACTGCCGCTCAAAAAAGGTACAATTGTAACAGACGTCGGGAGCACAAAGGCATCGATTGTAAAACACGGGAAGAAATTGACGGATAAAGGGGTTTGTTTCATTGGTGGACATCCTATGGCCGGATCGCACAAATCCGGTGTGGAAGCATCGAATGAACGCTTGTTTGAAAATGCATTTTATGTCTTATCCCCTAATGGACAAGCAAGTGACTCAGAACGGATCAAACTGCAAAATTTATTAAAAGGAACCCGCGCTAAATTTATTGAATTACATGCAGAAGAACACGATCGCTTTGCGGGTCTCATCAGTCATTTACCGCATATGATTGCTTCAGGACTGGTGCATCAACTTGCGGAGGCTGAAGAAAATCACCCTGTTATTTCTCAATTGGCCGCCGGCGGATTTCGGGATTTGACGAGGATAGCTTCGGCATCTCCGGATATGTGGCGGGATATTTTACTGCATAACCGTGAAGTCCTGTTATCACTTTTAGATGATTGGAAAACTCAGGTGAATAAAATGGAAACCATTCTTACGGATGGCGATCCGCAAGAGATTTATAATTTCTTTTCCAAGGCAAAAGCGTCGCGGGATCAGTTACCATCCAGAAAAAAAGGCGCAATGCTGCCGTTTTATGATCTGTTTGTTGATATACCGGACCATCCGGGCGTGATTTCAGATGTGACAGCGATTCTTGCTCGAGCGGGAATCAGTATTACCAATATTCAAATCATTGAAGCGCGAAATGACATGCTTGGTGTCCTTCGGCTCAGTTTTCGCTCGGGTGAAGATTTGGAACTGGCCCAGGCGAAACTGGCGGAACATCTGTACGATACATATGAAGCGCCATAA
- the trpA gene encoding tryptophan synthase subunit alpha: MNRLNNEAFTKATKRFVPYMMSSDPSPEVSVDIALTLQEAGVEALEWGVPFSDPLADGPVIQEAGQRALKRGGSLTKALSTMKDARERGLTLPTVLFTYVNPVLSFGFEKLVQEMGEAGFDGLLIPDLPYEESHSYREYCQKHDLSLIPLVAPSSRSRVEKICKDADGFVYYVTSLGVTGTRQEFSETLKAEIETVKSFSRVPVLAGFGISTPEHVSFFQKIADGAIVGSALVRKIGSLEEDLLDPERKHGALNEIKGFVQELISY; the protein is encoded by the coding sequence ATGAACCGCTTAAATAACGAAGCATTCACGAAAGCAACCAAGCGATTTGTACCTTATATGATGAGTTCTGACCCTTCTCCGGAAGTATCGGTGGATATTGCGTTAACTTTACAGGAAGCAGGGGTTGAAGCGCTCGAATGGGGCGTACCTTTCTCAGATCCATTAGCAGATGGTCCTGTTATCCAGGAAGCAGGACAGCGTGCTTTGAAAAGAGGCGGCAGCCTGACTAAAGCCTTATCCACCATGAAGGATGCCAGAGAACGTGGTTTGACACTTCCGACCGTACTGTTCACCTATGTGAATCCAGTGCTGAGTTTCGGTTTTGAGAAACTTGTTCAAGAAATGGGCGAAGCAGGCTTTGACGGACTATTGATTCCGGACTTACCCTATGAGGAAAGTCACTCATACCGGGAATACTGTCAGAAGCACGATCTCTCTTTGATACCATTAGTTGCACCGAGTTCAAGGTCCCGTGTCGAAAAAATCTGTAAAGATGCGGATGGATTCGTTTATTATGTAACTTCATTAGGCGTAACAGGTACGAGACAGGAGTTCTCAGAGACATTGAAAGCAGAAATTGAAACCGTGAAGTCATTCAGTCGTGTACCAGTCTTGGCCGGGTTTGGTATTTCCACGCCTGAACACGTTTCTTTTTTTCAAAAAATTGCCGATGGGGCAATTGTCGGCAGTGCCCTCGTTAGAAAAATCGGTTCGCTTGAAGAAGACTTGCTCGATCCCGAAAGAAAACACGGAGCATTGAATGAGATTAAAGGATTTGTACAAGAACTGATTTCGTACTAA
- the trpE gene encoding anthranilate synthase component I — protein MFQFSKSDFHEFSKTYKTVPQSTTVFADTRTPIQLFQYFDHEAAFILESNDPLSPWSNYSFIGLNPIYRIESDKGGFLFKSHLDNEILSKASTLPEIWREATAYLNPVPDQTNVPFPGGAVGYTSFESYHLTEDRVQAFDNGEKDVSFLFCETILAYHHGKEELTIVHLQKIEPESPDNCHDQASLRINAIIDQLSGPIPDQEALTPFKTTIKEDVFEGVMSSYTKESFEADVEEVKRYIAQGDIFQAVLSQRFEVPVKSDGLSLYRVLRKVNPSPYLYYIRFPDQDVIGSSPERLLKVDKSGELEIHPIAGTRKRGKDDAEDKALKEELLKDEKERAEHLMLVDLARNDIGRVSQFGTVKVGTYMEVAYFSHVMHIISKVTGQLTEGLHPFDALFATHPAGTVSGAPKVRAVEIIQDLEKQRRGVYAGAIAYCGFNDAIDSCIAIRTMIVKNGTAYVQAGAGIVQDSVPELEYEETRNKAKALLYAIQVAEARTQSEEVNSK, from the coding sequence ATGTTTCAATTCAGTAAATCAGATTTCCATGAATTTAGTAAAACTTATAAAACAGTCCCTCAAAGCACAACGGTGTTTGCAGATACACGAACGCCTATTCAATTATTTCAATATTTCGACCATGAAGCGGCATTTATTTTGGAGAGTAATGATCCACTCTCCCCATGGTCTAATTATTCTTTTATCGGTTTAAATCCAATCTACCGAATTGAGAGTGACAAAGGTGGATTTTTATTCAAGAGCCACCTCGATAATGAAATCCTCTCGAAAGCTTCAACCCTGCCCGAAATCTGGCGCGAAGCAACTGCTTATTTGAATCCGGTTCCTGATCAGACGAATGTACCGTTTCCTGGAGGGGCTGTCGGTTATACAAGTTTCGAATCCTATCACTTAACCGAAGATCGCGTACAAGCCTTCGATAATGGAGAGAAAGACGTATCATTTCTTTTTTGCGAAACGATTCTTGCCTATCATCATGGGAAAGAGGAATTAACCATCGTTCACCTCCAAAAGATTGAACCGGAATCACCGGACAACTGTCACGATCAAGCTTCGCTTAGGATAAACGCTATTATAGATCAATTATCCGGACCGATACCCGATCAGGAAGCTTTAACTCCTTTTAAAACTACGATTAAAGAAGATGTTTTCGAAGGCGTAATGTCGAGTTATACAAAAGAATCATTCGAAGCAGATGTAGAGGAAGTGAAACGTTACATTGCACAAGGCGATATTTTTCAGGCGGTCCTTTCGCAACGCTTTGAAGTTCCGGTTAAGTCCGATGGCCTCTCCTTGTACAGGGTATTACGAAAGGTGAATCCTTCACCATATCTCTATTATATCCGCTTTCCCGACCAGGACGTGATAGGAAGCTCCCCTGAGCGATTGTTAAAAGTGGATAAATCAGGAGAGTTGGAAATTCACCCCATTGCCGGCACTCGTAAACGTGGAAAAGATGATGCGGAAGACAAGGCCCTCAAAGAGGAGCTCCTTAAAGATGAAAAAGAACGCGCTGAGCATCTGATGCTCGTTGATTTAGCACGTAATGACATAGGACGTGTCAGTCAATTCGGTACAGTGAAAGTAGGCACCTATATGGAAGTTGCTTATTTCTCCCATGTCATGCATATTATCTCAAAAGTGACTGGGCAATTGACTGAAGGATTGCATCCTTTTGATGCATTATTTGCAACACATCCGGCAGGAACGGTATCTGGTGCACCAAAAGTCAGAGCCGTAGAGATCATACAGGACCTCGAGAAACAACGGAGGGGAGTATATGCCGGTGCCATAGCCTATTGCGGGTTCAATGATGCCATTGATTCGTGTATCGCAATCCGGACGATGATCGTGAAAAACGGGACCGCTTATGTGCAAGCTGGAGCCGGAATCGTACAGGATTCAGTGCCTGAACTTGAGTATGAAGAAACACGCAATAAAGCCAAGGCACTCCTTTATGCGATTCAAGTCGCTGAAGCCCGCACGCAATCAGAGGAGGTCAACTCAAAATGA
- the aroA gene encoding 3-phosphoshikimate 1-carboxyvinyltransferase, whose product MEIGKTNHGLRGTVKIPGDKSISHRAVLFASLAKGVSQIDGFLEGEDCLSTIACMRQLGVEIDQNNDQVTVYGNGLDALQEPARVLDIGNSGTTIRLLMGVLAGRPFSSVLQGDDSIARRPMARVTGPLKMMNARIDGRQLGDLTPLHIRGGELRGIRYHSPVASAQVKSAILLAGLQAEGVTTVVEPHKSRDHTERMLKSFGISVRSDEHSASVQGGQMLHPVQIHVPGDISSAAFMLTAASIVKGSDCVLENVGLNPTRNGVIEVLEKMGADMTFLNERMAGDEPVADIRVRFAPLKAITIEGGLIPRLIDEIPAIAVLATQAEGTTIIKDAEELKVKETNRIDTVVNQLKELGAEVVATEDGMMIHGPVRLRGGEADSFGDHRIGMAMALCGLISDQPVSVNGTEAIAVSYPNFFEQLEELKMND is encoded by the coding sequence ATGGAAATCGGTAAAACGAACCATGGCTTGAGGGGCACTGTCAAAATACCTGGAGATAAATCCATCAGTCACAGGGCAGTGTTGTTTGCTTCTTTGGCAAAAGGTGTATCTCAAATTGACGGTTTCCTTGAGGGGGAAGACTGTCTCAGTACGATTGCCTGCATGAGGCAATTAGGTGTGGAAATCGATCAGAACAATGATCAAGTGACTGTTTACGGCAATGGCCTGGATGCTTTGCAGGAACCGGCGCGTGTACTTGATATTGGAAACTCTGGAACAACGATTCGATTATTAATGGGTGTTCTTGCGGGTAGACCTTTTTCTTCGGTTCTTCAAGGTGATGATTCGATTGCCAGACGTCCAATGGCTAGAGTGACAGGGCCGTTGAAGATGATGAACGCGAGGATTGATGGCCGTCAACTGGGAGATTTAACGCCTCTGCACATTCGGGGAGGAGAACTAAGAGGGATTCGTTACCATTCACCAGTGGCCAGTGCTCAGGTGAAATCAGCTATACTTCTGGCAGGACTGCAGGCAGAAGGCGTCACAACGGTTGTGGAACCTCATAAATCAAGAGATCATACAGAACGGATGTTAAAAAGTTTTGGCATCTCGGTCCGTTCTGATGAACATTCAGCTTCTGTTCAGGGTGGACAAATGCTTCACCCGGTTCAAATCCATGTCCCTGGAGATATCTCTTCAGCGGCATTCATGCTGACGGCGGCTTCCATTGTAAAAGGAAGTGATTGTGTTCTTGAGAATGTTGGATTGAACCCAACCAGAAATGGTGTAATTGAAGTCTTGGAAAAGATGGGAGCGGATATGACTTTTCTCAATGAACGAATGGCTGGAGATGAACCCGTTGCAGATATCCGTGTCCGATTTGCTCCACTGAAGGCCATAACGATCGAGGGTGGCCTGATTCCTAGACTGATCGATGAAATTCCGGCTATAGCTGTTCTTGCGACGCAGGCAGAAGGGACCACCATCATAAAAGACGCTGAAGAACTGAAGGTCAAAGAAACCAATCGCATTGATACCGTTGTGAACCAGTTGAAAGAATTAGGTGCTGAAGTTGTAGCTACGGAAGATGGTATGATGATTCACGGCCCGGTGAGGTTAAGAGGCGGGGAGGCAGACAGCTTCGGAGACCATCGGATTGGAATGGCAATGGCCTTGTGCGGACTGATCAGTGATCAACCCGTTTCAGTGAATGGCACTGAGGCAATTGCTGTCTCATACCCCAATTTTTTTGAGCAGTTGGAAGAGTTAAAGATGAATGATTGA
- the trpD gene encoding anthranilate phosphoribosyltransferase produces MKRTIDQLMEHQTLTEKEAKQFVEEMMTGKHNHETMAAVLAIMQFRGITAEELAGFAKGMQTKAKNISIPGKLLDTCGTGGDSSGSYNVSTASAILLSSMGVNIAKHGNRSISSKTGSADVLEILGIPFHQSEEEAITAISKNHLSFFFAPDYHAAMKYVGPVRAALKIKTIFNLLGPLTNPAGASYRIIGVYGEKEADIMAEAVKRLNLNKVLIVTGHDGLDELTITGPSRVIEVTGDVSKSYTITPEEVGLKRGPIDSAVVTSAQESANLIKSIFNQTASEEATGLLLLNAGAALYTAGEATSIAEGVKLAKQALGDQVLKHLEQIQQSQTGDQMEEQA; encoded by the coding sequence ATGAAACGGACCATAGATCAACTGATGGAACATCAAACGTTAACGGAAAAAGAAGCGAAGCAGTTTGTGGAAGAAATGATGACAGGCAAGCATAACCACGAAACAATGGCTGCCGTATTAGCTATCATGCAATTTCGCGGCATCACAGCCGAAGAGCTGGCCGGTTTTGCAAAAGGAATGCAGACAAAAGCCAAGAATATTTCAATTCCAGGTAAATTGCTGGACACATGTGGAACAGGTGGTGATTCATCCGGCTCTTACAATGTGTCGACGGCTTCCGCGATCCTGCTGAGCAGTATGGGCGTGAATATTGCGAAACACGGAAATCGAAGTATCTCTTCAAAGACTGGCAGTGCGGATGTCCTTGAAATCTTGGGTATTCCCTTTCATCAAAGTGAAGAAGAAGCAATAACAGCAATTTCAAAGAACCATCTCAGTTTCTTTTTTGCCCCGGATTATCATGCCGCAATGAAATATGTCGGCCCCGTGCGGGCAGCACTAAAAATAAAAACGATCTTCAATTTGTTAGGGCCACTTACGAACCCTGCAGGTGCATCTTACAGAATCATTGGTGTATATGGTGAAAAAGAAGCAGACATTATGGCAGAAGCTGTTAAGCGCCTGAACTTAAACAAAGTACTCATTGTAACCGGACACGACGGATTGGATGAATTAACGATTACTGGTCCGAGCAGAGTCATAGAGGTGACTGGGGATGTTTCAAAATCCTATACAATCACACCGGAAGAAGTCGGTTTAAAGCGTGGTCCCATTGACAGTGCAGTAGTCACATCGGCTCAAGAGAGTGCCAATCTGATCAAAAGCATCTTTAATCAAACGGCATCAGAGGAAGCAACAGGCCTTCTGCTCCTGAACGCGGGAGCGGCTCTATATACTGCAGGTGAAGCCACTTCGATTGCAGAAGGTGTCAAGCTTGCAAAACAGGCTCTGGGAGACCAAGTACTAAAGCACTTAGAACAGATTCAGCAATCCCAAACAGGGGATCAGATGGAGGAACAGGCATGA
- a CDS encoding ReoY family proteolytic degradation factor, with protein MTNSVPVIEKRDFLKWFLEHHQLKRRECAWLLNFLMSDDLLMERVHFVDEAEHCPKALLISANDVENVPFAFHKNQHITMDAEKAFHDIRLNRNEEIYIQLNFKDKLLLSEYMSVLEENPYLPVNEEEANLNALLAEMVADESIRQQKLRALNSKIDVALSNRDEETFSELAKEYANLKALET; from the coding sequence GTGACGAATTCAGTTCCAGTGATCGAAAAAAGAGATTTTCTGAAATGGTTTCTTGAACACCATCAATTAAAGCGACGGGAATGTGCGTGGCTTTTGAATTTTCTGATGAGTGATGACCTCCTGATGGAAAGAGTTCATTTTGTTGATGAAGCTGAACACTGCCCAAAGGCCTTGTTGATTTCTGCAAATGATGTTGAGAACGTCCCATTTGCATTTCATAAAAATCAGCATATTACTATGGACGCTGAAAAAGCTTTTCATGATATCCGTTTGAATCGAAATGAAGAAATATATATTCAGTTAAACTTCAAAGATAAATTATTGCTCAGTGAATATATGAGTGTACTAGAAGAGAATCCTTATCTTCCAGTCAATGAGGAAGAAGCAAATCTGAATGCGCTGCTTGCAGAAATGGTTGCAGATGAATCAATCAGGCAACAAAAATTGAGAGCGCTTAATTCGAAAATTGATGTTGCATTATCCAATCGGGATGAAGAAACGTTCAGTGAACTGGCAAAAGAATATGCCAATTTGAAAGCTCTCGAAACTTGA
- the trpC gene encoding indole-3-glycerol phosphate synthase TrpC, with amino-acid sequence MLDKIVKTKQEEIKHIILPEQRITNRPNVSFVKAVKGSMHPLGVIAEVKKASPSKGIIKEDFAPVNIARIYSQIGADAISVLTDENYFKGHKNYLTAIKESVDLPLLRKDFIIESVQVQESERIGADAILLIAAILEPRQLAELYHEARELDLDVLIEVHDESELEQVLQVVTPELIGVNNRDLRTFETDLAVTERLGKLVPQGTTLISESGIHNHKDVLRVIHSGAKGILAGESFMLAEDKQAFMNQLIYGEA; translated from the coding sequence ATTCTTGACAAGATTGTAAAAACGAAACAAGAAGAAATTAAACACATTATTTTGCCGGAACAACGGATAACCAATCGTCCGAACGTTTCTTTCGTCAAAGCTGTAAAAGGCTCAATGCATCCATTGGGTGTGATCGCAGAAGTGAAAAAAGCAAGTCCCTCCAAAGGTATTATTAAAGAAGACTTTGCCCCTGTAAATATTGCGAGAATTTATTCTCAAATTGGAGCCGATGCAATTTCGGTATTAACGGACGAAAACTATTTTAAAGGGCATAAAAATTATCTGACAGCCATTAAAGAATCGGTTGATTTGCCATTACTTCGAAAAGACTTCATCATCGAAAGTGTTCAGGTTCAGGAATCCGAACGAATCGGCGCAGATGCAATCCTCCTGATTGCTGCTATTCTTGAACCACGGCAGTTGGCAGAATTATATCATGAAGCCAGAGAACTTGATTTGGATGTATTGATTGAAGTGCATGATGAATCCGAACTTGAACAGGTTCTTCAAGTAGTGACCCCTGAATTAATCGGGGTAAATAACCGGGATCTTAGAACGTTCGAAACCGATCTGGCTGTGACAGAAAGGCTGGGAAAACTTGTTCCACAAGGCACTACACTGATCAGTGAAAGTGGTATTCATAATCATAAAGATGTTTTACGCGTTATTCATTCGGGTGCAAAGGGTATTCTTGCAGGAGAATCCTTCATGCTGGCTGAAGATAAGCAGGCTTTTATGAACCAGTTGATATACGGGGAGGCGTAA
- the hisC gene encoding histidinol-phosphate transaminase, with protein sequence MKIKQSMVGLVPYQPGKPIEEVKRELGLKEVIKLASNENPYGASPDVKEAIMEAYQDIAVYPDGYARELREAVASHVNVLPEQLIFGNGSDDVILILCRSFLTPADNIVTANPTFSQYRHNAVIEGAEVKEIPLKEGVHDLDAMLDAIDEQTKMVFVCNPNNPTGTYNSSREFMNFIKQVPEDVLVISDEAYIEYVTAEDYPETIPLIKDYPNLMILRTFSKAYGLAALRVGFGIANEELIRVIDPGREPFNTNTMGQKAAVAALKDQDFIQSCTKQNHQEMKKYEEFCRESGFHYFPSQTNFILMDLKKPGSEIFDYLLRRGFITRNGEALGFPTGIRITLGSPEQNDLIISELKKWLTAEVHPT encoded by the coding sequence ATGAAAATCAAACAATCGATGGTAGGACTCGTTCCCTACCAGCCAGGTAAACCGATCGAAGAAGTGAAACGGGAGTTGGGACTCAAGGAAGTCATCAAGCTTGCCTCCAATGAAAATCCATATGGTGCATCTCCGGATGTGAAAGAGGCCATCATGGAAGCTTACCAGGATATTGCTGTGTATCCGGACGGGTATGCTCGAGAACTAAGAGAAGCTGTGGCAAGTCATGTGAATGTTTTACCGGAACAGCTGATTTTTGGGAACGGTTCAGATGATGTGATTTTGATTTTATGCCGATCATTTTTAACGCCAGCAGATAATATTGTCACTGCAAATCCTACATTCTCACAATACCGGCATAACGCCGTCATTGAAGGTGCAGAAGTAAAAGAGATCCCTTTGAAAGAAGGCGTACATGATCTCGATGCCATGCTTGATGCGATAGATGAACAAACGAAAATGGTTTTTGTCTGTAATCCGAATAACCCGACAGGAACTTATAACAGTTCTCGGGAATTTATGAACTTCATCAAACAGGTACCTGAAGATGTGCTTGTGATCAGTGATGAAGCTTATATTGAATATGTGACTGCAGAGGATTATCCGGAAACGATTCCTTTGATTAAGGACTATCCGAATCTGATGATCTTACGAACTTTTTCAAAAGCATATGGATTGGCAGCGCTCAGAGTCGGTTTCGGAATAGCCAATGAAGAACTGATTCGTGTAATTGATCCCGGGAGAGAACCGTTTAATACGAATACAATGGGGCAAAAAGCTGCGGTCGCTGCTTTGAAGGATCAGGATTTTATTCAAAGCTGCACAAAGCAGAATCATCAGGAAATGAAGAAATACGAAGAATTTTGTCGGGAATCAGGTTTTCACTACTTCCCATCCCAAACAAACTTCATCTTGATGGATTTAAAAAAACCAGGGAGTGAAATCTTTGATTACCTTCTGCGAAGAGGATTTATTACCCGAAACGGTGAAGCGCTGGGTTTCCCTACAGGCATCCGAATTACATTAGGTTCACCGGAACAGAATGACCTGATTATCAGTGAGTTGAAGAAGTGGCTGACTGCGGAGGTGCACCCCACATGA
- a CDS encoding tetratricopeptide repeat protein has product MNEVLAQAIQQIEQGHHEEGLKAVEGLIPKADDETKRTIAELYFELGLVDQSLILLEELMFQYPDQGELFAFAAECYSELGKEDEAIDMLTEVKKGDPAFIQARLLLADLYESDGLEEVAEKKLLEALEEEPDDAVLQLGLGEFYLNRGEFQKAISYYKQVILQQKLPEEFPVHPELRLAEAYSAIGEFEDALAHYKLGLGDEEPPDALFGYAVTAMQLDDVETALSAFERLLEADPDYTTAYPLLAKALIAEQRYDEAVSVLEDGIKKDEFNEDLYLEMARLQVAKGEQAEGISFLQKVIALNPSNLTAVKDLLAIHDEQSNFDEIKDLLSFLDEYKEYDPLFERYRGKILLEDDDVSGASEAYLQAIDGLSEDERLLEEALEAFLSAGWINQSITVLKLLTEKQPHREDLQDQLNRLTNSN; this is encoded by the coding sequence ATGAACGAAGTACTTGCCCAGGCAATCCAGCAAATTGAACAAGGGCACCATGAGGAAGGACTTAAGGCTGTGGAGGGTTTGATCCCAAAAGCAGATGATGAGACGAAAAGAACAATTGCTGAACTTTATTTTGAATTGGGACTGGTGGATCAATCGCTGATTCTCCTGGAGGAATTAATGTTTCAATATCCGGACCAAGGTGAATTGTTTGCCTTTGCTGCCGAATGTTACAGTGAATTAGGAAAAGAAGATGAAGCGATTGATATGCTGACTGAAGTTAAAAAAGGGGACCCTGCTTTTATTCAGGCAAGGCTTTTGCTTGCTGATCTTTACGAATCAGATGGATTGGAAGAAGTCGCTGAAAAAAAACTGCTTGAAGCATTAGAAGAAGAACCTGATGATGCGGTTCTTCAATTAGGCCTTGGCGAATTCTATCTGAACCGGGGAGAATTTCAAAAAGCAATCTCTTATTATAAACAAGTCATTCTTCAACAGAAATTACCTGAAGAATTTCCGGTTCACCCTGAGCTCCGTTTGGCTGAAGCCTACAGTGCAATCGGTGAATTTGAAGATGCCCTTGCTCATTATAAGTTAGGTCTCGGGGACGAAGAGCCGCCTGATGCACTGTTTGGCTATGCAGTTACGGCAATGCAACTTGATGACGTTGAAACGGCGCTCAGTGCCTTTGAACGTTTACTGGAAGCAGACCCGGACTATACGACGGCTTATCCACTTTTAGCGAAGGCTTTAATTGCTGAACAGCGCTATGATGAAGCCGTGTCTGTTCTTGAAGATGGCATTAAAAAAGATGAGTTTAATGAAGATCTTTACCTGGAAATGGCACGCTTGCAGGTCGCTAAAGGTGAACAAGCTGAAGGCATCAGTTTTTTACAAAAGGTGATCGCATTAAATCCATCGAATTTGACAGCTGTAAAAGATCTTTTAGCGATTCACGATGAACAGTCTAATTTTGATGAAATAAAAGATCTCCTTTCTTTTCTTGATGAATATAAAGAATACGATCCATTATTTGAGCGTTACCGTGGTAAAATCCTGCTTGAAGACGATGATGTTTCCGGAGCATCAGAGGCTTATCTTCAAGCCATTGACGGGTTGTCTGAAGATGAGCGTCTGCTTGAAGAAGCACTGGAAGCATTCTTATCAGCAGGGTGGATCAATCAATCCATCACCGTATTGAAACTCCTCACAGAAAAGCAGCCACACAGGGAAGATTTGCAGGATCAATTAAACAGGCTGACAAATTCAAACTAA